CTGTCTTACAAGCTTTAGGGCTGGAAGTAGCTTCTCGACCACTCAATAATTTTCTTGACCAACTGATTGGCTTTTTGCCTAAGATAGTCGGTGCAGGAATTCTTTTAGGCGTCGCTTGGTTAATAGCGACCATTGTAAAAGTTGTGACAATACGCGGGCTACAAGCCTTTAGGCTGGATGAGCGTTTGAATCAAGAAACGTCAAACGATGCAATTAGCCTTGACCAGTTGTCTTTGAGTGAAACCATTGGCAATGCCCTGTATTGGTTCATCTTTTTACTGTTTCTTGTGCCAGTTCTAGACACTCTAGGACTGAGACAGGCACTACAACCAGTACAAGCCTTAACTACAGAGATTCTGTCAATTCTGCCAAACATCTTGGCGGCGACGCTAATTGCAGTAGTCGGTTGGTTTCTGGCTAATGTGGTGCGGCGGATTGTCAGCAATTTATTGACGACAACTGGTATCGACCATTTGGGCAGTAGGTTTGGACTTTCTTCATCTGCGGGAGTACAATCTTTATCGAGTATTATAGGCACGATAGTCTATATTTTGATTTTGATTCCTGTGGCGATCGCAGCCCTCAATGCATTAAAAATTGAGGCAATCTCAGTGCCTGCGATCGCAATGTTGCAGCAAATTCTCAACGCTCTACCTGCAATCTTTACAGCCGCAGCAATTTTAATTATTGCCTACTTCCTAGGGCGATTTGTGGCGGATCTAGTCACTAGTATCCTCACCAGTTTAGGCTTTAATAACATTTTCTCTGTTTTGGGTCTGCCAACACCCACCAGACGAATTGTCATTCCAGCAGAACCAACAGCAGAACCGGCTCCAACCCGCACGCCATCAGAAATTGCTGGTATCGTTGTCTTAGTGGGCATCTTACTGTTTGCAACGGTGGCAGCGGTCAATATTCTCAATATTCCAGCCCTGACAACATTAGTGTCTGGTATTTTGATCATATTCGGCCGGATTTTGGCGGGATTGATAGTATTTGCCATTGGTTTGTTCTTAGCAAATTTGGCTTACAACATTATCACCAGTTCTGGTAATCCTCAAGCCCGAATTTTGGGACAAGTGGCGCGCATTGCGATTATTGCCTTAGTTTCGGCAATGGCACTGCAACAAATTGGAGTTGCTAGTGATATTGTAAATTTAGCTTTTGGACTTTTACTAGGTGCGATCGCCGTTGCTATTGCCCTAGCTTTTGGTCTAGGCGGTCGCGATATTGCGCGAGAACAAGTCCAAGAATGGCTTAACTCCTTTAAAAGTAAAGGGTAACTCAACCCTTTATCTGCAAAAGAGAAGCACTTTAACTTAAATAAGACTTACGCACACTCTACCAATTCTTGGCGTTCTCTGTTTAAGAGCGATTTTTGCATAAGTCTTGTCAAACTTAGAAATTGGAGATTCACTCGTTCCCAGGCTATTGTCTGGGAATACAAATTTTAGGGATTGCTGAATTTGAGTATGAATTAACTTCTTGTAAGGGGCTGACAAATAAAAAAATATCCCACTGTTCACAGTCAACCGTCATCAGTCATCAGTCATCAACTTCAACCAAGATAATTTATTTCTTGGAGTTCCCTTATATATTTCCTGAAACAGGAAGTAGTTGCTGTATATAAAAGTAACTGGATTATTAATTTCGTGAGCAACACCAGCTACTAACTGCCCAAGAGTAGCTAATTTTTCTGCTTGCACAAGCTGAACTTGAGTTTTTTGCAAATCATGTAGAGCAATAAATTTTTCATTTGTTAATTCTGGGCGGTTGAGATAACCACGGTGTAAGTACGATTGGAAGTATGGTACGAATCATGCCTAAATCTGCCTTTTATATAGTTAGACTTGACATATCTTCGCTGGTAGATATGCTCTATATCCGAAGATAAACAGAATCTATACGGAGACTACCTTCAGAGAAAAGTTGCTTGGGATTAGAAATATCAATAAGTGTAGCTTGTTGAGTTCCAGCATTATAAACCCGATATATATGGAAGTTTTCTCCCAAGTCATAAGCCAATTTCCATTGACTCCCTGATAGCTTTATCAATTTCTTTGCTCCAGGTTTACTAGACTTAACCTCTATATAATCTTCTTGACCATTTTCAATTAATTTTATATCATACCCTTCTGTCTCTTGAACTCCATTTAGCCACTGAACTTCAACTATTACTTGACCATTAATTTTGATAGAAAATCCGTATTTATTTTCGTCTAACTTTCCTTTGGGATACTTAGCACCAAACTTTCGCCTTAAATATTCAATAGCAAATTTCTCACCCCAGATACCGCTTAGTTTAGGCTTTTCACTTGGCTCATCTCTATCTATTGTTCGTAGTTCTGTAATTAATTGAATAATTTTTTGTGGCGCTGATTCAGATTGGCTATTACTAAAAGTAGTCTTATCTGAAATACTTTCGTCTTTGATTAACTCAGCAAAAGATGGAGTGATGATAGATTCAGTAACTCTTCCAGTGCTAGGATATCCTTGAGATGTAATTTTTGCCTTTGTCAATTGAATAGCCTCAAGTTCTAGAATTTCTCTAGGTTCACACTCAGGTAGCCATTGAGCATCATCAACTTCATCTTTGGGAAATCTAGTTGTTAATTCTGATTTAACAGAACGGTTATCTTGTTCTATTTTTTGATGTTTGTTAGCTGTAGATTCAATTTTTTTATCATTTTCTGCTGCTATTTCTATAAAGTTAGTTTCTCCTAGATAAATATTTGAGCTTTCAAACCACTGCCTTTCTTCATTAGGTAGTGGTTGAATATTTTTCGCTTTCATTAAGCTGTCAATTTTGTCTAATGTTCTTTTCTCAAACAGCAAAATCAAGAAATCATCTAACCCCTTTGGATTACCAAATAAGTGAGAAATTTCCCAGGCTAAATAATCCATATCTGACAAGCTATTGGATTGGATGTAGAGATTTCCATTATCCAAGAAAGCACTTCTTTGAGTATAAGCTGATTGCTGCTCAAGAATATATTTAATTTGCAGGTTTTCCACCCTGTAACACACTAAATCTTTGAGTTGTATTAGGGTGTGATTGGTTTTAAGCTGTTGGTAAATTGCCTGTTCTCTGTCGTAAAGATAACGTAAAATGTAAGGTGTCAAAGCTTTAATTTGCTCAGTTAAGCTTTGTTCTTCAACTTTTGGTACTTCTCCAATTGCTAATTCAGTCTTAATAATCTGAGAAAGATAGCGAATATTAGTCGCTTTGATGAAGTGTTGAAGTTTAGGATAGTAGTTTTGGGGGAGTTTGAGAAAAGCTATTTGAGGATTGTCTTTAAACAACTCATAAACCTCATCCTTATCATTTATTAAAACTTTACTAGCTGTAGATAATGTTCTTTTATTTGTCCAAAATATTTTTTCAATGATAAAGGTTTTCCACCAATCTTTTAAATTTATACCATCTTTATTCAATTCCTGATAAATTTTAATAACTAATTCCTCATCTTTTTCATCAAGCTCATTTTTCCGAGATAATGTCAGCAATAAATCAGCATAATCCTTTGGATCAGTTATTTTTTCTTTTATTCCTAAGTCCTTAATAAAATCTGGATTATTGAGAGTAATGGCTAAGTATGGAACGCTATCTCCTAGTATTGCGCCTGTTTCTGTTTTATCCATAAAAACTTCAGAAGCATTAGCTAATTTTCCTTTCGTAGTAGGAAGCCAAGCTGCTGTTTTAATTGCGGTAAACCAGTCTGCATCATTAGAGTCTATGTAGGGATGAAAACCGCCATTAGCATAGTAATAATCTTGCCAAGATTTATATTTCTTGTAAGAGTCCCAATTGCTATCTAAAAGTTTAGCCAATTTCTGATTTTTTTCTACATTTCTGGCTTCTAAGATTCTTAATATGTGCAGTGAACTATAAATAGGGTATTCCTTGGAATAATCTATTTTTTGATTAGACCGTCCACGTGCAGTTTGTATTTTGACATCTATTTTTGGTTCAGTATGTACTCCTAGCTTAACAAAAAAATCTTTCCACTCTCTAATTTTTTCTGCTTTTTCGCTAGGATTTTTAATTTGCATTAAATCTTGAATATACTCTGGGGATACAAACCAGA
Above is a window of Nostoc sp. UHCC 0702 DNA encoding:
- a CDS encoding mechanosensitive ion channel; amino-acid sequence: MNTTWLGITQLIDIGLSMRVQQFLAQSPITLDQQKVDQGIADVQTIVRQLIDFTPRLLGAAAILLVGWLIAAIAAAVTRGILNRTNIDNRIAAGVTGRDDVPQVEKLVSTLVFWSIILLTVVAVLQALGLEVASRPLNNFLDQLIGFLPKIVGAGILLGVAWLIATIVKVVTIRGLQAFRLDERLNQETSNDAISLDQLSLSETIGNALYWFIFLLFLVPVLDTLGLRQALQPVQALTTEILSILPNILAATLIAVVGWFLANVVRRIVSNLLTTTGIDHLGSRFGLSSSAGVQSLSSIIGTIVYILILIPVAIAALNALKIEAISVPAIAMLQQILNALPAIFTAAAILIIAYFLGRFVADLVTSILTSLGFNNIFSVLGLPTPTRRIVIPAEPTAEPAPTRTPSEIAGIVVLVGILLFATVAAVNILNIPALTTLVSGILIIFGRILAGLIVFAIGLFLANLAYNIITSSGNPQARILGQVARIAIIALVSAMALQQIGVASDIVNLAFGLLLGAIAVAIALAFGLGGRDIAREQVQEWLNSFKSKG
- a CDS encoding DUF3883 domain-containing protein; its protein translation is MVKPKQIIEDIRKNTYGIGLQTDQAAQGVIDSFRRSLNSALERLSVDLYSKETHFVLELIQNADDNQYQSGVIPTLNLTIEPQKIIVQNNELGFSEDNVRAICNVGRSTKTKVEGYIGEKGIGFKSVFRISDEPQIFSNGFQFHFKRQDNENQLGFVTPYWIEAIPKYVDSTLTNIILPLRESAKDELGKLGEVEHTLILFLRQLKTVKIENKVNNESHQITRLDKNGNIEIEETRELIIKKYLNKNGNIETEKTREVIKNKHCYNLLKKNLIVPENIQESKRENVKYTELILAFSLQEDGSADTRLEQKVFAFLPTRSYGFKFLIQADFLVPANREDIHKDTQWNKWIRDNIATTFLLAVEEFKQDSNLQKTYYNYIPLNSEIKDEFFIPVVSEIHNKLKTSECILTESGKWQIPSHVVQVDEQIRKLISNADLQQLLKKEYIHTEVKAKTSILESLGVKKFSFDDLLQCLQNNEWLQKQSDNWFVQLYSYLKNCNLNDYSDLPRIKKLKIIRLEEHNKLASTAETSIFFPFNNVGEYSFELQFIKRTLLESTSKVAVTEFLKKLGVQNASCYEIIENHILPLYKGDSWKSKLNQLSRYICYIKDNLSEYKKESNKINNPYSWSYSKEDPLKILKESLLIKTDKNGYSRPGNVYLPASYGNPNELETLLSGIQDVWFVSPEYIQDLMQIKNPSEKAEKIREWKDFFVKLGVHTEPKIDVKIQTARGRSNQKIDYSKEYPIYSSLHILRILEARNVEKNQKLAKLLDSNWDSYKKYKSWQDYYYANGGFHPYIDSNDADWFTAIKTAAWLPTTKGKLANASEVFMDKTETGAILGDSVPYLAITLNNPDFIKDLGIKEKITDPKDYADLLLTLSRKNELDEKDEELVIKIYQELNKDGINLKDWWKTFIIEKIFWTNKRTLSTASKVLINDKDEVYELFKDNPQIAFLKLPQNYYPKLQHFIKATNIRYLSQIIKTELAIGEVPKVEEQSLTEQIKALTPYILRYLYDREQAIYQQLKTNHTLIQLKDLVCYRVENLQIKYILEQQSAYTQRSAFLDNGNLYIQSNSLSDMDYLAWEISHLFGNPKGLDDFLILLFEKRTLDKIDSLMKAKNIQPLPNEERQWFESSNIYLGETNFIEIAAENDKKIESTANKHQKIEQDNRSVKSELTTRFPKDEVDDAQWLPECEPREILELEAIQLTKAKITSQGYPSTGRVTESIITPSFAELIKDESISDKTTFSNSQSESAPQKIIQLITELRTIDRDEPSEKPKLSGIWGEKFAIEYLRRKFGAKYPKGKLDENKYGFSIKINGQVIVEVQWLNGVQETEGYDIKLIENGQEDYIEVKSSKPGAKKLIKLSGSQWKLAYDLGENFHIYRVYNAGTQQATLIDISNPKQLFSEGSLRIDSVYLRI